A stretch of Pseudoprevotella muciniphila DNA encodes these proteins:
- a CDS encoding C10 family peptidase, with protein sequence MIRKFLLTLLCSAVIFGLEAQTISRTAARKKATQFLESKGHSASLKDAGNLKDAGEVAPYYIFNVKNNGGFVIVSGDERLEEIVGYSDQGNLSGDIPEALQEVLDGYAAFVESLGEAASTDDATTTANAPKLMAVTETAKKSISPLITTKWGQTAPYNNLCPKYYYSNGTQSSTNAVTGCVATAMAQLLNYWKTPNATTSAIPELTNTYNGSQDVTLPAVPAGTAIDWANMQDTYSSSATGAGATAVAQLMLYCGQSVNMSYANSSGASSERVPGALVNYFGFDASTTFHNASNFSIAKWENLVYGELAAGRPVYLSGQSDGGGHAFICDGYDGEGLYHINWGWKGSCDGYFRLVTLRPNSNAGTGASSSSDGYSMSRGGILGMRPAGVGTVPSYESDIDASTSGLRLTTKDMVVNNNRIAYSIYNETGGQREFDIAFGIYDQTTGAIEMIGQYAYSNLRNNVSIGVNSYYPSSYISSGGYSLSNLSSRANGTYWVIPVSRVSGTENWLWNEGNYYLPVTVNNGSVTYSSPQVHVVSLPITVSSLRDMSAAYVNIEQELKVSIDNSSDKEYSGTIYLFASTTAEKGNPVNRTGIAIKGNSSDEFELFFTPTSAATYNIWITADANGENVLYTTQISISENKSDYSALTVSYNVPSTAYNGVVKGTMTVTNNSTEVFVSPLVLLYLYPDGGYLNSFDNTSLEDVNIAPGGSQTFNVDYTVTDYNAIYLYLYSTTTGFIGTNSSAINIVSGRNIYGFDGTLTQGAFTSSYTVPASAAAVDLRGNGTVSVNATNANPNCLFYIKSTDNVTGLNGKNVIIDGTAANITLTDGQPFYAPETFTATNISYTRTPLLGTNGVGGWETLVLPFAATSVSKVADNTETALEWFKSESETGKNLWIKKFVGIDDNDSVYFDFVQELEANQPYIIAVPGNRWGSKWNLQNVPLKFAAQNAQVEGNSLAQAYTSLYCYKGCYYNTTPSNAYAIDAEGANFVLAATASVSPFRAFFDGEMVGSGAPKLCIANGSGTTTAIATIATDRQSAEDNVVYNISGQRVNAGSALPKGVYIKNGKKFVVK encoded by the coding sequence ATGATAAGAAAATTTCTTTTGACCTTATTATGCAGTGCGGTTATCTTTGGTCTTGAAGCACAAACCATCTCACGCACAGCCGCCCGCAAGAAGGCGACACAGTTCCTTGAGTCGAAAGGGCACAGCGCATCACTGAAAGATGCAGGAAACTTGAAAGATGCAGGCGAAGTGGCACCATATTATATCTTCAACGTGAAGAACAATGGCGGTTTCGTCATTGTCAGTGGCGACGAACGTCTCGAAGAAATTGTGGGCTATTCCGACCAGGGCAATCTCTCCGGCGACATACCTGAAGCCTTGCAGGAAGTCCTTGATGGTTATGCCGCTTTCGTGGAAAGTCTTGGCGAAGCCGCTTCGACGGACGACGCCACCACAACGGCAAATGCACCGAAACTGATGGCAGTAACAGAAACGGCAAAGAAATCCATCTCACCCTTGATAACTACAAAATGGGGACAAACTGCGCCATACAACAACCTTTGTCCTAAATACTATTATTCCAATGGTACGCAGAGCAGCACAAATGCCGTTACGGGTTGTGTGGCTACAGCGATGGCTCAGTTGCTCAACTATTGGAAAACTCCAAATGCCACCACTTCGGCTATCCCGGAATTGACCAACACCTATAATGGCAGTCAGGACGTAACGCTACCCGCTGTTCCGGCAGGTACGGCGATAGATTGGGCAAATATGCAGGACACGTATTCGAGCAGCGCTACAGGTGCCGGTGCAACGGCTGTGGCACAGTTGATGCTCTATTGCGGGCAGTCGGTGAATATGTCTTATGCTAATTCTTCGGGAGCATCTTCGGAGAGAGTGCCCGGTGCTCTCGTGAATTATTTCGGATTTGATGCCAGCACAACTTTTCATAACGCGTCAAACTTTTCCATTGCAAAATGGGAGAATCTTGTTTATGGTGAACTCGCTGCAGGCAGACCTGTTTACCTTTCAGGTCAATCAGATGGTGGCGGTCATGCCTTTATATGCGACGGCTACGACGGCGAAGGCCTGTACCACATCAACTGGGGATGGAAAGGAAGTTGCGACGGGTATTTCAGGCTCGTAACGCTACGCCCTAATAGCAATGCCGGTACCGGTGCCAGTAGTTCTTCCGACGGGTATTCCATGTCGCGTGGCGGTATTTTAGGAATGCGTCCTGCAGGAGTAGGTACGGTGCCTTCGTATGAAAGCGACATTGATGCATCAACTTCAGGGCTGCGACTGACAACAAAAGACATGGTGGTGAATAACAACCGCATTGCTTACAGCATCTACAACGAAACAGGCGGACAGCGCGAATTTGACATCGCATTCGGTATCTATGACCAAACGACAGGTGCTATAGAAATGATAGGGCAGTATGCTTACAGCAATCTCAGAAACAATGTGAGCATAGGTGTAAATTCATATTATCCGTCATCCTATATTTCATCAGGGGGCTATTCGTTGAGCAATCTTTCTTCAAGAGCCAACGGCACCTATTGGGTGATTCCGGTCAGCCGCGTATCAGGTACGGAAAACTGGCTGTGGAACGAAGGCAACTATTATCTGCCTGTAACCGTGAACAACGGATCGGTTACCTATTCAAGTCCGCAAGTACATGTGGTGTCTTTGCCTATCACCGTTTCTTCTTTGAGAGACATGAGTGCTGCATACGTGAATATCGAACAGGAACTGAAGGTCAGCATTGACAACTCAAGCGATAAGGAATATTCAGGTACGATTTATCTCTTTGCCAGCACTACTGCTGAAAAAGGCAATCCCGTAAACCGAACAGGTATAGCAATAAAGGGCAACAGTTCTGATGAATTTGAACTGTTCTTCACCCCAACATCAGCAGCCACTTACAACATTTGGATTACGGCAGACGCCAATGGAGAAAATGTGTTGTACACCACTCAAATCTCCATTTCTGAAAACAAGAGCGACTATTCTGCCCTTACGGTTTCCTACAACGTGCCGTCAACGGCATACAATGGCGTGGTGAAAGGCACTATGACGGTAACGAATAACAGTACAGAAGTCTTCGTAAGTCCGCTCGTGTTGTTGTATCTTTATCCGGATGGCGGTTATCTCAACAGTTTTGACAACACTTCTCTGGAAGACGTCAACATAGCGCCGGGTGGCTCGCAGACGTTTAACGTAGATTATACAGTCACAGACTATAATGCTATTTATCTCTATCTTTACAGTACAACGACCGGTTTTATTGGTACAAACAGTTCTGCAATCAATATCGTTTCCGGCAGGAATATCTATGGTTTCGACGGCACGTTGACACAAGGAGCGTTCACTTCTTCCTACACCGTGCCGGCATCTGCTGCCGCAGTTGACCTGCGAGGCAACGGCACAGTCAGCGTGAATGCAACCAATGCCAATCCAAACTGTCTCTTCTACATAAAATCGACAGATAACGTGACAGGCTTGAATGGTAAGAACGTGATTATTGACGGTACTGCTGCAAATATCACGCTGACCGATGGCCAGCCGTTCTATGCACCAGAAACGTTTACGGCAACCAACATCAGTTATACACGCACCCCGCTGCTTGGCACTAACGGCGTAGGAGGATGGGAAACACTCGTACTCCCGTTTGCTGCAACAAGTGTAAGCAAGGTGGCAGATAATACGGAAACCGCTTTGGAATGGTTCAAGAGCGAATCAGAAACAGGAAAGAACCTCTGGATTAAGAAATTCGTAGGTATCGACGATAACGACAGTGTTTACTTCGACTTTGTGCAGGAACTTGAAGCCAATCAGCCATACATCATTGCTGTTCCGGGCAACAGATGGGGTAGCAAATGGAATCTGCAGAACGTACCTCTCAAATTTGCTGCACAAAATGCGCAAGTAGAAGGTAATTCCTTGGCACAGGCCTACACTTCTTTATATTGCTACAAGGGTTGCTACTACAACACAACGCCTTCCAATGCCTATGCCATCGATGCTGAAGGTGCCAACTTTGTGCTTGCTGCAACGGCATCAGTATCGCCTTTCCGAGCCTTCTTCGACGGAGAAATGGTAGGCAGCGGTGCTCCGAAACTCTGCATCGCTAACGGCAGTGGTACTACAACAGCTATTGCCACTATAGCGACAGACCGGCAAAGCGCAGAAGACAATGTTGTTTACAATATCAGCGGTCAGCGTGTCAATGCCGGTTCAGCACTGCCAAAGGGCGTTTATATCAAGAATGGAAAGAAATTTGTCGTGAAGTAA
- a CDS encoding dockerin type I repeat-containing protein has translation MRKIFTVIFALSAFLSVGSLDAYADTAQVESTKKGDANNDGVVNVSDVVAAVNYILGINSADFVLTNADMDGDNTISVSDLVAMVNIILNGEETEPGGGDIQNPGTKS, from the coding sequence ATGAGGAAAATTTTTACAGTTATTTTTGCATTATCAGCCTTTTTGTCAGTAGGCTCATTAGATGCCTATGCTGACACTGCGCAGGTAGAAAGCACCAAAAAAGGAGATGCCAACAATGACGGTGTGGTTAATGTGAGTGACGTTGTAGCCGCAGTAAACTATATCCTCGGCATCAATTCAGCAGATTTCGTGCTGACTAATGCGGATATGGATGGCGACAACACCATCAGTGTGAGCGACCTTGTTGCTATGGTGAACATCATTCTCAATGGCGAAGAAACGGAGCCCGGTGGTGGTGATATTCAGAATCCCGGTACCAAAAGTTGA